The Podospora bellae-mahoneyi strain CBS 112042 chromosome 7, whole genome shotgun sequence genome includes a window with the following:
- the TSC10 gene encoding 3-dehydrosphinganine reductase (EggNog:ENOG503NYA2; COG:Q) has protein sequence MDIIEQRLGVPPHIAGPAATFAFFAFFLIKKMGLFTNTNHFPVEGKTILITGASEGMGLAAAILLAKKGASLILVSRNVGRLEEALVKVTAAARSPSKQRFTYISADVSEPNYADSVIAQAIAWNAGAAPDIVWCIAGLSSPMLWADPTNDSIAATRRNMDVNFFGSAEMSRAILKEWLAPENKPKDTGVIGQKPEPKHIVFTASMLALFAIVGYGPYTPSKWALRGLADTLNMELRMYPDHPVKIHVVYPGTITSPGLERENKTKPQITLELEKEEPAESPETVAERAVKGLEKGQYNVTVSTLGDLMRCGILGGSERNNWVWDTVVGWVVPVIYFFVIRIMNAQVAGWARVNGHPHVKKAAA, from the exons ATGGACATCATCGAACAACGCCTCGGCGTCCCCCCTCACATCGCTGGCCCAGCCGCCACCTttgccttcttcgccttcttcctcatcaagaaAATGGGCctcttcaccaacaccaaccacttCCCCGTCGAGGGCAAG ACAATCCTCATAACCGGCGCCTCAGAAGGAATGGGCCTAGcagccgccatcctcctcgctaAAAAAGgcgcctccctcatcctcgtctcgCGCAACGTAGGCCGCCTAGAAGAAGCCCTTGTCAAAGTCACCGCCGCTGCCAGGTCCCCCTCCAAGCAACGCTTCACCTACATCTCCGCCGACGTCTCGGAACCCAACTATGCCGATTCGGTCATAGCCCAAGCCATCGCCTGGAACGCCGGTGCGGCCCCCGATATCGTCTGGTGCATAGCCGGCCTGTCAAGCCCCATGCTCTGGGCCGACCCCACCAACGACAGTATCGCGGCCACCCGGAGAAACATGGATGTCAACTTCTTTGGTTCGGCCGAGATGAGCAGAGCCATCTTGAAGGAGTGGCTCGCTCCAGAGAATAAACCCAAGGATACAGGGGTTATCGGCCAGAAGCCGGAGCCGAAGCACATCGTTTTCACCGCGTCGATGCTGGCGTTGTTTGCGATTGTGGGGTATGGGCCTTATACGCCGAGCAAGTGggcgttgagggggttggcggacACGTTGAATATGGAGTTGAGGATGTATCCTGATCATCCGGTCAAGATTCATGTTGTTTACCCGGGGACGATTACTTCTCCTgggctggagagggagaacaagaccaagccGCAGATCACGctcgagctggagaaggaggagccggCGGAGAGCCCGGAGACGGTGGCGGAGCGGGcggtgaaggggttggagaagggcCAGTATAATGTCACGGTTAGTACGTTGGGGGATTTGATGAGGtgtgggattttgggggggagcGAGAGGAATAATTGGGTTTGGGATacggtggtggggtgggtggtgccggtgatTTACTTTTTTGTGATTAGGATTATGAATGCGCAGGTGGCGGGGTGGGCGAGGGTGAATGGGCATCCGCATGTCAAGAAGGCGGCTGcttga
- the SAS10 gene encoding something about silencing protein 10 (EggNog:ENOG503NYA0; COG:B), whose amino-acid sequence MAKKRRVSRKAEPAGPRDVDAKDASLTIKTYRDVADSGDEYWAEKDQIMLDSEDEQPRSKRLKKEDDFLEVSDEEVFQQDDSDESEDEAPAKKGKGKKVIEQYSEDEEQQEGEEEGDEGWWGNSKKEYYDADQIETEADALAEEAEAKRLQAKKLAKMTEEDFAFDEDEWMAPKEEAGKDEVVTEVLKEVEVSKDMTPEERYKLLQSRYPEFEYLVDEFAELQPVLSELQKDAVGKPAKSLEVVKSWILGCYVASLASYFALLTSPTRDGNGAAATLSPSELRDHEVMGTLMECREAWLKVKQFRPAKPAASETGMLSPPEEEDEEMLDIDEPAKKRKSKLSKAGIRAKEKKEADKARKAKAVEKSLAHLSTLLESGKKAAKEDAARAAPTNGADINEDYSDFGEEDALDEHTAADKAKRKKSLKFYTSQIVQKANKRAGAGRDAGGDMDIPYRERLRDRQARLNAEAERRGKKDSKFGTGAELGGDDSEEEGRQGGALRGAGTGEEGRAHCGTAGARPRWQAPDHIPDPEEQGLDAAQEEGGAQPACEEEDEVRGEEEEAQERAGCVQGRRGQGWLPGRVVWYQDEYRQEYQVVDALMANIWAFCIPRWFIFPGLLLRESPKSRCFWDSTCDEDA is encoded by the exons ATGgccaagaaaagaagagtCTCCCGCAAGGCGGAACCGGCCGGCCCCCGCGATGTCGACGCCAAAGACGCCAGTTTGACCATCAAGACGTACCGAGATGTCGCCGACTCTGGGGATGAGTACTGGGCTGAGAAGGACCAGATCATGCTGGACAGCGAGGACGAACAACCGCGCTCGAAGCgcctcaagaaggaggacgactTTTTAGAGGTTTCCGACGAGGAGGTTTTCCAGCAAGACGATTCTGACGAGAGCGAAGACGAAGCGCCagccaagaagggcaagggcaagaaggtcatCGAGCAATATTccgaagacgaggagcagcaggagggggaagaggagggcgatgagggttggtggggaaATAGCAAGAAGGAATACTATGATGCCGATCAGATCGAGACCGAGGCCGATGCTCTG GCAGAGGAAGCAGAGGCAAAGCGTCTCCAGGCCAAGAAATTGGCCAAGATGACCGAGGAGGATTTTGCTTTCGACGAGGACGAATGGATGGCGCCAAAAGAGGAGGCTGGCAAGGACGAGGTTGTGACGGAGGTTTTGAAAGAGGTGGAAGTAAGTAAGGACATGACACCCGAGGAAAGATACAAGCTGCTCCAGTCTCGATATCCCGAGTTCGAATACCTGGTGGACGAGTTCGCAGAACTGCAGCCCGTTCTTTCGGAATTACAAAAGGACGCCGTTGGAAAGCCTGCCAAGTCACTAGAGGTTGTCAAGTCTTGGATTCTGGGGTGCTACGTCGCCTCGCTGGCTAGTTATTTTGCTCTTctcacatcaccaacaagggATGGGAACGGTGCTGCGGCAACGCTCAGCCCATCAGAACTCAGAGACCACGAAGTTATGGGGACTTTGATGGAGTGCAGAGAGGCCTGGCTCAAGGTGAAACAGTTCAGACCAGCCAAGCCTGCCGCCTCAGAAACGGGCATGCTTTCGCcaccagaagaggaggacgaggagatgcTCGACATCGACGAGccggccaagaagaggaagtcgAAGCTCTCCAAGGCCGGGATCAgggccaaggagaagaaggaggccgacAAGGCGAGAAAAGCCAAGGCGGTCGAGAAGTCTTTGGCTCACCTGTCCACTCTTCTCGAGAGCGGCAAGAAGGCCGCCAAGGAGGATGCTGCTCGCGCTGCGCCAACAAACGGTGCGGATATAAACGAAGACTATTCCgactttggcgaggaggatgcttTGGACGAACATACTGCTGCCGACAAGGCCAAGCGCAAGAAGAGCTTGAAGTTCTATACTTCGCAAATCGTACAAAAGGCCAACAAGCGTGCTGGGGCTGGTCGCGACGCCGGTGGTGATATGGATATTCCTTATCGTGAGCGTTTG AGGGATCGCCAAGCACGCCTGAACGCTGAGGCTGAACGCCGCGGCAAGAAGGACAGCAAATTCGGCACCGGCGCTGAGCTGGGCGGTGACGACAGCGAAG aagaaggccgacaAGGCGGCGCGCTTCGAGGCGCTGGCAcaggcgaagaaggacgagCGCATTGTGGAACAGCAGGAGCTCGGCCCAGATGGCAAGCGCCAGATCACATACCAGATCCAGAAGAACAAGGGCTTGACGCCGcacaggaagaaggaggtgcGCAACCCGCgtgtgaagaagaggatgaagtacgaggagaagaagaagaagctcaagagcGTGCGGGCTGTGTAcaagggcggcgagggcaagGGTGGCTACCAGGGAGAGTTGTCTGGTATCAAGACGAATATCGTCAAGAGTACCAAGTTGTAGATGCATTAATGGCGAATATATGGGCGTTTTGTATCCCAAGGTGGTTTATTTTCCCTGGATTGTTACTGCGTGAGAGCCCAAAATCAAGATGCTTTTGGGATTCTACATGTGATGAAGATGCGTAA
- a CDS encoding hypothetical protein (EggNog:ENOG503P978; COG:S): protein METISTIKDAATKAIWGDPEAHKEPVSGRMGNTAAGEPYDAGNIESTSTALKTTNPNPEVEPINTPLKTENTDKVVTNAEFNKNANPSATSVELPPATPSEKPSATTTAVTTKDDADSSKPDTNPAAAQPSSNIPGDSTHAQNDTRAPTNPLAVHHSVGETGKPDAKKNVDDSGDGVDKSDNPVKIDGPGPRPLEVVAKEHGGDAGAKARDERKGQRSSSVDTQEDHEDGTGELYVRSSGLKADGGDFDAAAPGAGKEADRLMEEEKRHPHHRETTTDKHSDKKHHISLPHHKKKDSGYEHGVEDGKAKESVAEDHTGNGSATTTHDKHVPEEEVVHNWDLKSTKPADLEHKEKTSLKEKIKQKLHRGSVGSN from the exons ATGGAGACCATTAGCACTATCAAAGACGCCGCTACCAAGGCTATTTGGGGCGATCCCGAAGCCCACAAGGAGCCAGTCTCTGGACGCATGGGCAACACCGCTGCTGGCGAGCCATACGATGCCGGCAACATTGAATCAACCTCTACTGCTCTCAAGAccaccaatcccaacccGGAAGTCGAACCTATCAACACTCCTCTGAAGACAGAGAACACGGACAAGGTTGTCACCAACGCCGAGTTCAACAAGAACGCCAACCCCTCAGCTACTAGTGTTGAGCTTCCCCCGGCCACGCCCTCCGAGAAGCCCAGCGCCACGACCACCGCCGTCACAACCAAGGACGATGCCGATTCCAGCAAACCAgacaccaaccccgccgcGGCCCAGCCGTCATCCAATATCCCGGGCGACTCGACCCACGCTCAGAACGACACTCGTGCTCCCACTAACCCACTTGCGGTTCACCACTCCGTCGGCGAGACCGGCAAGCCTGATGCAAAGAAGAATGTTGACGACAGCGGTGATGGAGTCGACAAGTCTGACAACCCCGTCAAGATCGATGGTCCTGGCCCACGACCCTTGGAGGTGGTAGCCAAGGagcatggtggtgatgccggtgCTAAGGCTAGAGATGAGAGGAAGGGACAGAGGTCAAGCAGTGTCGACACCCAAGAGGACCACGAAGATGGGACGGGGGAGCTGTATGTTCGTAGCAGTGGGCTGAAGGCTGATGGCGGTGACTTTGATGCTGCCGCGCCGGGTGCTGGGAAGGAGGCGGATC GTCTtatggaggaagagaagcgccacccccaccaccgtgAGACAACCACGGACAAGCACAGTGATAAGAAGCACCACATCTCTCTGCCCCACCATAAGAAGAAGGACAGCGGGTATGAgcatggtgttgaggatgggaaggccaaggagagtGTTGCGGAGGACCACACTGGGAATGGGTCTGCTACCACGACCCATGACAAGCATGttcctgaggaggaggttgtgcACAATTGGGACTTGAAGTCGACGAAGCCGGCGGATTTGGAGCacaaggagaagacgagcttgaaggagaagattaAGCAGAAGTTGCACCGGGGGTCTGTTGGGTCTAACtaa
- a CDS encoding hypothetical protein (EggNog:ENOG503NXQJ; COG:S), translating into MLTTPTSILLLLLLLLLLTLTSALTLSEPFKPPDNHHHQHVLSTTTTTTTNNNNNSNSNNNNNNQNNNQNPPPILGFISLGDSYSAGIGTRPDLPSPSPPCRQGLGAYPHLLASSLKHTTSHQHQWLSCTGATTNDILSSPPPPPLHLPNRRLQPHLPNLCNPVHIRQRPRLLLPPQRMHLPLLRPLFPFLVRLRPKNGLLHPPQRSKTPVALILLEMLNKIPWERHPSFFITVTGYARFFNENTTACDDVSFGIWDVSHTAAAAKLTRDIRGKMNDLVLKANDLIRGVIEEVNASFSGSGKRKKVVFVDHDSLFDGHRFCEPGVAKEPDYDRRETWFFLPGGGDVDGEGRVYTSLRKENEEGVGYYYLDPERCWEEAAERGDWGEKAVCLMAKAKREDPGLRLRVHYRRGIEKGEGVWKGWTTTTTTTTTTKKPGDSMWLTPTYYGKTFHPRSAGHEAIRDKIFQVWEEHGYLKDQTDL; encoded by the exons ATGctcacaaccccaacctctatcctcctcctcctcctcctcctcctcctcctaacTCTCACTTCCGCCCTTACCCTCTCCGAACCGTTCAAACCCCccgacaaccaccaccaccaacacgtcctctccaccaccaccaccaccaccaccaacaacaacaacaacagcaacagcaacaacaacaacaacaaccagaacaacaaccagaacccccccccaatcctAGGCTTCATCTCCCTCGGCGACAGCTACTCAGCCGGCATCGGCACCCGCcccgacctcccctccccctcccccccctgccGTCAAGGCCTCGGAGCCTatccccacctcctcgcctcctccctaaAACATACCACctcccatcaacaccaatgGCTCTCCTGCACAGGCGCAACAACAAATgacatcctctcctcccccccccccccccccctccacctcccaaatCGACgccttcaacctcacctccccaacctttGCAACCCTGTCCATATCCGGCAACGAcctcgacttcttctccctcctcaacgcATGCATCTTCCGCTTCTAcggccccttttccccttcctcgtgCGACTCCGCCCTAAAAACggtctcctccatcctcctcaacgatCAAAAACTCCGGTTGC GCTCATCCTGCTGGAGATGTTGAATAAGATCCCCTGGGAGAGGCACCCGTCTTTTTTCATCACCGTCACTGGCTACGCGAGGTTCTTTAACGAGAACACCACTGCGTGTGATGATGTTTCGTTTGGGATCTGGGATGTTTCCCACACGGCCGCGGCGGCGAAATTGACGAGGGACATAAGAGGGAAGATGAACGATTTGGTGCTCAAAGCCAATGATTTGATAAGGGGGGTGATAGAGGAGGTGAATGCCTCTTTTTCTGGTAGcgggaagagaaaaaaagtcGTTTTTGTCGATCATGACAGCCTGTTTGATGGGCATCGGTTTTGCGAGCCCGGGGTGGCGAAAGAGCCAGATTATGATAGGAGGGAGACGTGGTTTTTTTTgccggggggtggggatgttgacggggaggggagggtttaTACTTCTTTGCGGAAAGAAAACGAAGAAGGGGTGGGATACTACTACCTCGACCCGGAGCGCTGCTGGGAAGAGGCGGCGGAaaggggggattggggggagaaggctgtttgcttgatggccaaggcgaagagggaagatccggggttgaggttgagggtgcATTATAGGCGTGGGATagaaaaaggggagggggtttggaaggggtggacgacaacaacaacaacaacaacaacaacaaaaaaaccGGGGGATTCAATGTGGTTGACGCCGACGTATTACGGCAAGACTTTTCATCCT AGATCAGCCGGCCACGAAGCAATAAGAGACAAAATCTTTCAAGTATGGGAAGAGCATGGATATTTGAAAGACCAAACCGACTTATGA
- the STE11 gene encoding ATP binding (EggNog:ENOG503NURD; COG:T) has protein sequence MAMLASKSTFPASLGSQPSAMMVNTPQTASAYPSSRRAPAVQMATQNYQSPTESEFSDVDGPDSVKNWDEDRVCEYLRSVKCGEYEKIFRRNHINGDNLLEMDKEVLKEMGIDKVGDRVRLFLSIKKLRTKTYANQKRRNRDSFAGLDVQYAPSSQSPRHQPNTGASGRGMPASNKRPTSPQSSGGFRSARQQQQRYPQPPHTAYSQPTPATAIFPMSPPEPPHTGRLMASHTRTQSDGSSLMAALPPGQDVIRVISTGGVTKVVKIADCNTCEEVMRVTLRKFALREDHERNYCFWVLVGGDDPHKCRRLGDTELWRVIKDHTRPERNRLILRRVPAGEPGFAELERAAAIAMEEAQQNHNRSMETMDKRSQLKAQKVLGESWETIQQPPLSPVSYQDHQDRERNVYNTARDLERPAPAETPRMPRSRKVLRQFGGLRPPSELIASDLTSYFPDHSREAIDRTARMSMRRSQRLSRVNHRLSVASTLSFASSIQDAPPIPTIADSWLTASNQVARVRPGNQLGRLNHGYRDSVASSVLDTLQEESSPIEPNRKSYVSFADSSSDAGTAAVSITDPDGNVVRHSYFDGDSTVGSGGSLQEVNQALTDDGEDADEELQSFLAGDSWDDSKWMKGALIGQGSFGCVYLALHAVTGELLAVKQVETPSPGANSQSDARKKSMIEALKREISLLRDLRHPNIVQYLGCGSSAEYLNIFLEYVPGGSVQTMLNSYGALPEPLVRSFVKQILNGLSYLHNMDIIHRDIKGANILVDNKGTIKISDFGISKKLEATNILNGANNNKHRPSLQGSVFWMAPEVVKQTSYTRKADIWSLGCLVVEMFTGTHPFPDCTQLQAIFKIGGAKATPTIPEHASEEAKQFLGQTFEIDHNKRPSADDLMLSPFLTPPAL, from the exons ATGGCAATGTTGGCTTCCAAGTCGACATTTCCGGCTTCGCTGGGCTCGCAGCCgtcggccatgatggtgaacACGCCCCAGACCGCCTCTGCCTACCCCTCCTCGAGACGCGCGCCCGCCGTTCAGATGGCCACCCAAAATTACCAAAGCCCGACCGAGTCGGAGTTTTCTGACGTCGACGGTCCGGACTCGGTCAAGAATTGGGATGAAGATAGGGTTTGCGAGTACCTGCGGAGCGTCAAGTGTGGCGAATACGAAAAGATCTTCCGCAGGAATCACATCAATGGAGACAacttgttggagatggataAGGAGGTGCTGAAGGAGATGGGCATTGACAAGGTGGGCGATCGTGTGCGCTTGTTCCTGAGCATCAAGAAGTTGCGGACCAAGACATACGCCAACCAAAAGAGGCGCAACAGG GATTCCTTTGCGGGGCTTGATGTCCAATATGCGCCCTCCTCACAATCACCACGGCACCAACCAAATACTGGTGCCAGTGGTCGCGGGATGCCAGCGAGCAATAAGAG GCCTACCTCTCCTCAGTCTTCCGGTGGCTTCAGAAGCGCccgccaacagcagcagagatatcctcaaccacctcacacAGCATACAGTCAACCAACTCCTGCGACGGCCATCTTCCCCATGTCTCCGCCCGAGCCACCACACACAGGCCGTCTGATGGCAAGCCACACCAGAACTCAGTCGGATGGCTCATCACTAATGGCCGCTTTGCCCCCTGGACAGGATGTGATCCGGGTTATCTCGACAGGTGGTGTCACCAAGGTTGTTAAGATCGCCGACTGCAACACCTGCGAGGAAGTCATGCGCGTCACATTGCGCAAGTTCGCTTTACGGGAGGATCATGAGAGAAACTACTGCTTCTGGGTCTtggtcggtggtgatgacccACATAAGTGCCGTCGCCTTGGAGATACTGAACTCTGGAGGGTGATCAAAGACCACACCCGACCAGAACGAAATCGCCTCATCCTACGACGTGTTCCTGCCGGGGAGCCAGGATTCGCCGAATTAGAAAGAGCAGCTGCGATTGCCATGGAGGAGGCGCAACAAAACCACAATCGCTCCATGGAGACTATGGACAAGCGAAGTCAACTAAAGGCACAAAAGGTCTTGGGTGAATCGTGGGAAACTATTCAGCAGCCGCCCCTTTCACCTGTGTCTTATCAGGACCATCAAGACCGAGAAAGAAATGTGTACAACACCGCCAGAGACTTGGAGCGGCCGGCACCCGCTGAGACACCACGAATGCCCCGCAGCCGCAAGGTTCTTCGGCAGTTTGGCGGGCTAAGACCGCCCAGCGAGTTGATCGCGTCGGATCTTACCAGCTATTTCCCTGACCACTCCAGAGAGGCTATCGACAGGACAGCCCGCATGTCCATGCGTAGGTCGCAGCGCCTTAGCAGGGTGAACCACCGCCTCAGTGTTGCCAGCACCCTGAGCTTTGCGTCCAGCATTCAGGACGCACCTCCTATTCCTACCATTGCCGACAGTTGGCTCACTGCTTCCAACCAAGTCGCCAGGGTCCGTCCTGGAAACCAGCTGGGCCGCCTCAACCATGGGTACCGGGACTCGGTCGCCTCCTCCGTTCTCGACACTCTACAGGAAGAGTCATCACCTATCGAACCGAACCGCAAGTCTTATGTGTCTTTTGCGGATAGCAGCTCAGATGCCGGTACTGCTGCCGTCAGCATCACCGACCCAGATGGAAACGTAGTCCGACACAGCTACTTTGACGGCGACAGCACCGTCGGATCTGGCGGTTCTCTCCAAGAAGTCAACCAGGCCCTCACCGACGACGGAGAGGATGCCGATGAAGAGCTTCAGAGCTTCCTCGCTGGCGACTCCTGGGATGACAGCAAGTGGATGAAGGGTGCGCTCATTGGTCAGGGGTCTTTTGGTTGCGTCTACCTCGCCCTCCACGCCGTCACTGGCGAGCTTCTCGCCGTAAAGCAAGTCGAGACCCCATCGCCCGGCGCCAACAGCCAGAGCGACGCCCGAAAGAAGAGCATGATCGAGGCGCTCAAGCGTGAAATCAGTCTCCTCCGCGACCTCCGGCACCCCAACATTGTGCAATACCTCGGCTGTGGATCATCAGCCGAATACCTCAACATTTTCCTCGAATACGTCCCCGGCGGCTCAGTCCAAACCATGCTTAACTCGTACGGCGCCCTCCCCGAGCCCTTGGTCCGCAGCTTCGTCAAGCAAATCCTCAACGGCCTTTCCTACCTCCACAACATGGACATCATCCACCGCGACATCAAGGGCGCCAACATCCTCGTCGACAACAAGGGCACCATCAAAATCTCGGATTTTGGCATCTCGAAGAAGCTGGAAGCAACAAACATTCTCAACGGGGCCAACAATAATAAACACCGGCCTTCGCTGCAGGGGTCAGTGTTCTGGATGGCACCAGAAGTGGTCAAGCAAACGTCTTACACCCGCAAGGCGGATATCTGGTCGCTTGGgtgtcttgttgttgaaaTGTTTACGGGGACGCATCCGTTCCCGGATTGCACGCAGCTGCAGGCCATTTTCAAGATTGGGGGGGCGAAGGCCACGCCGACGATCCCGGAGCATGCGAGCGAGGAGGCGAAGCAGTTTTTGGGGCAGACGTTTGAGATTGATCATAACAAGAGGCCGAGTGCGGATGATTTGATGTTGAGTCCGTTTTTAACGCCGCCGGCGTTGTAA